The sequence CCGGTTCGATCCGACCCTCGCCAATCGTACTTGCCAAGGGTTAACGGAGGCAGGGGTATGGAAGGATATTACGACGACCTCCTATTCCACCGCCTGCTTGAGGGCTGCGGCACTCGCCCAAGGTGCGAGCACAAGCGCTGCCAGGAGAAACCCCGCCAGGATCGTGAGGTGGGGCCGAACGGCGAGCCCGGCAATGGCGCCGTCAACCGCCGCCACGCCGAAGATCAGCACGGGCACGTAAAGCGGCAAGACGAGAAGCGAGATCAACACCCCGCCGCGGCGAGCGCCAAGAACGAGGGCGGCCCCAATCGCCCCAACCAAGGTCAATGTCGGCGTTCCAAGCAGCATGGCAAGCAAAAGCTGGGCGAAGCCCATCGCCGGCAGGTCGAGCAGGACAGCAAGCAAGGGTGCAGCGACGATCAGGGGCAGGCCCGTTGTCAACCAGTGCGCCGCGCATTTGGCAAGGACAATGGAGCTGAGCGAGACGGGCGAGAGCACCAAAAGATCGAGCCCGCCATCCTCGAAATCGTTCTGGAACAGGCGTTCTAATGAAAGCAACGAGGCAAGCAGCGCCATGACCCAAATGACGCCCGGCGCAATCCGCGCGAGCGTTTCCGGCTCCGGACCAACGCCGAACGGAAAAAGAGCCACGGAAATTACGAAAAAGAGTACGACGACCAACGTGTCCGCACCTTGGCGCAGGGCGAGGCGCAAATCTCGGCTCAAGATGGCGAAAAGGGCGTTCACGGCGCAGCCTCGGCCGCGAAACTGTCGAGGCGCAACT is a genomic window of Alphaproteobacteria bacterium containing:
- the ccmB gene encoding heme exporter protein CcmB, which translates into the protein MNALFAILSRDLRLALRQGADTLVVVLFFVISVALFPFGVGPEPETLARIAPGVIWVMALLASLLSLERLFQNDFEDGGLDLLVLSPVSLSSIVLAKCAAHWLTTGLPLIVAAPLLAVLLDLPAMGFAQLLLAMLLGTPTLTLVGAIGAALVLGARRGGVLISLLVLPLYVPVLIFGVAAVDGAIAGLAVRPHLTILAGFLLAALVLAPWASAAALKQAVE